One window from the genome of Cricetulus griseus strain 17A/GY chromosome 2, alternate assembly CriGri-PICRH-1.0, whole genome shotgun sequence encodes:
- the LOC100770821 gene encoding L-lactate dehydrogenase A-like 6A — protein MAWAAGILRASKRVGAARVSIGDLSVALRPNRVLRVPLNRAWWRVTPTSTMGTVKGELMQHMSAEKPVLHNKVSIIGTGSVGMACAISIIAKGLADEVALVDCNEDKMKGETMDLQHGSVFMKMPNIVCSKDFLVTANSQIVIVTAGARQAKDETRLNLVQRNVTIFKLMVADIIKHSPRCKIIIVSNPVDILTYVTWKLSGFPKNRIIGSGCNLDTARFRYMLGERLGIHSESCHGWVLGEHGDSSVPVWSGVNIAGVPLKELNSAIGTSKDPEQWGNVHKEVIASAYNIIKMKGYTSWAIGLSVADIAESILKNLRKTHPVSTKIKGLYGIKEEVFLSVPCVLGENGISDIIKVKLSPAEEAQMVKSAETIWKIQKDIKF, from the coding sequence ATGGCCTGGGCTGCAGGCATCCTGCGAGCCAGCAAAAGAGTAGGTGCAGCCCGAGTGAGTATCGGAGACCTGAGCGTAGCTCTGCGGCCCAATCGAGTGCTGCGTGTCCCCCTCAACCGGGCCTGGTGGAGAGTCACTCCCACTTCCACCATGGGGACTGTGAAGGGTGAGCTAATGCAGCACATGAGCGCCGAAAAGCCAGTTCTCCACAACAAGGTCTCCATTATAGGAACCGGATCGGTCGGCATGGCCTGTGCCATCAGCATCATAGCAAAAGGCTTGGCTGATGAGGTTGCCCTTGTTGACTGTAATGAAGATAAAATGAAGGGTGAGACGATGGATCTCCAGCACGGCAGTGTCTTCATGAAAATGCCAAATATTGTTTGCAGCAAAGATTTCCTTGTCACTGCCAACTCACAGATAGTGATTGTCACAGCAGGTGCACGCCAGGCAAAAGACGAAACGCGCCTAAATTTAGTCCAGCGAAACGTAACCATCTTTAAGCTGATGGTTGCCGATATTATCAAGCACAGCCCTCGTTGCAAAATAATTATTGTATCCAATCCAGTGGACATCTTAACTTATGTAACCTGGAAACTGAGTGGGTTTCCCAAAAACCGTATTATTGGAAGTGGCTGTAACCTTGACACTGCTCGTTTCCGTTACATGCTTGGGGAGAGGCTTGGGATCCACTCGGAAAGCTGCCACGGGTGGGTCCTTGGAGAGCACGGAGACTCAAGTGTCCCTGTGTGGAGTGGAGTGAACATCGCCGGGGTGCCTCTGAAAGAGCTGAATTCCGCAATAGGAACTAGCAAAGACCCCGAGCAGTGGGGAAATGTCCACAAGGAAGTGATTGCCAGTGCCTATAACATTATCAAGATGAAGGGCTACACGTCCTGGGCCATTGGCCTGTCTGTGGCTGATATTGCAGAGAGCATTCTGAAGAACCTCAGGAAAACGCATCCGGTTTCAACCAAAATCAAAGGTCTCTATGGAATAAAAGAAGAGGTGTTTCTCAGTGTGCCCTGTGTCCTGGGAGAGAATGGCATCTCAGATATCATAAAGGTAAAGCTGAGCCCTGCAGAGGAAGCCCAGATGGTCAAGAGTGCAGAAACGATTTGgaaaatacagaaagacatcaAGTTTTAA